In a genomic window of Punica granatum isolate Tunisia-2019 chromosome 6, ASM765513v2, whole genome shotgun sequence:
- the LOC116211538 gene encoding monothiol glutaredoxin-S1-like — MAVDTVMGMVRDKPVVIFSKSSCCMSYTVKTLISSYGANPTVYELDEIPGGKAIEGALIQLGCREAVPVVFIGQRLVGGTNELMSLQVRGRLVPLLRDAGAIWV; from the coding sequence ATGGCCGTGGACACAGTGATGGGGATGGTGAGGGACAAGCCGGTTGTGATATTCAGCAAGAGCAGCTGCTGCATGAGCTACACGGTGAAGACGCTCATAAGCAGCTACGGTGCCAACCCAACTGTTTATGAGCTCGATGAGATCCCTGGCGGGAAGGCGATAGAGGGAGCCCTTATCCAGCTCGGATGCAGGGAGGCCGTGCCTGTGGTGTTCATAGGGCAGAGGCTTGTCGGCGGGACGAATGAGCTCATGAGCCTCCAAGTCAGGGGCAGGCTCGTGCCTCTCCTCCGAGATGCTGGGGCTATTTGGGTCTGA